One part of the Anopheles coustani chromosome 2, idAnoCousDA_361_x.2, whole genome shotgun sequence genome encodes these proteins:
- the LOC131266709 gene encoding uncharacterized protein LOC131266709: protein MWLLKKNLLCWLLLSAILVKTVYCVPTAAVTEADDENDSEWDEDEESSEADDDGRVYKNPRNSPSTECPRDEEQATLLGQKCLRKCSSDEDCKSKKKKCLCDGACGMSCIKPDRECPDLAQPSLGSVTLSGKHFGSRATYTCPHGYHVVGLQSRLCQADGSWAGSEPVCKQNIYCLEPPTIEHARHSALPEQATFDLDSTVQYHCHTGYATAGFPRAKCLAVDGQASWYGPDISCEPRSCGQPPDPAHGWHAGESYTFGGKVTYHCGEGYELVGRAERYCQADGSWTPKELPTCVLVTSVQCPSPENPRNGKAIYTSTSYNSVVSYECRYGYTLVGESSRRCGADKRWTGTLPACKEINCGHPGTLYNGWLENIESGTGLGASIIFRCHPEMLLVGNTSSVCQIDGRWRYPLPQCLAPCVVPSISQGQVIPIEFDIDVNSTTVVPTAGGSGSSSTSSSKVKHGTVLEVICDEHYEFPFSSLSPPTCNNGTWSVIPRCAPARCKTMPKPPKFGMVLAPKTEHGMRARFKCKDGYNLTAPGGKPIPDPSNYVLICSFGNWTGEMPQCTEVYCQFPGYIPNGKVLLVGNMGLYDYRPYVRKVINNKQIMYECDKGYVIDTGPPGATCIGGKWSPVELPICIPGQHPRLRWNRRRRSLDLRRRFNRSNHLKQHYRYLMRQLEEHDAYRRAPEYPPHVLTKRSSAIGSGALYRGQLRPHKRHYTFDDFQRLRAKRSLEAVVRNEAMVRGAHHTQPMVRERRDLSEDDKAYSKYYERLKTKYRNYVQNLLGFNKARTLPTNDGIHVQDGRWHSYPPESDTDNNRNRGVQNGRDGDGPERSIAPTHHSPTTRRPRPLGRKGKNGNKTRRPKVQPPITIPDINEQSRYRLDFIESAEVTPNRTIADHLNENDIYSNYFPPPLTGRYHTSWQFASEVTPGHHRPEGNQYRGGAVGNVYSHSRRNRTELLEDENPRALMEKLQSQIIRRRKRDTQAKDLGGGGQGGLHTVEDSKRGQKERSRKAAGSGNATDADGLDPAKKVKFKGPCEPLASESYAQLEIVRPGKDPNETFGPGTIVRVHCTQGYVSNIVNPNATAKCVRGRWKPTKPTCSMKPCFVPSTEHGKYYDAAVDLTTLDTVKPTTAALTPMETIENGKMINFQCDHGYNTQGPSNLRCWNGDWAVVSLPECLPAPCVLPPIMHAMYQGGYRAGLTIAHGSSVMIQCESGMGNSAPVQMDCALGSLTPETINCGYISSRKSRDDDSSSIIVLDGNNVTSSEDENDGRECGPPGKIHGSLVYKNGEQMDEGSDEGFPSGTEITFDCIASITGEQTTWKIICEDGQWIGRSMNCEDDDPLYHRMPSANGSCMFRNNEPHVVSFYNDLEIREDIVEFPPGTTIISRCVDIGKYAMIGTSVRTCVRSEWSGQKPSCFGLNQENDYAMEKPPTILIRHQNGPIAQSNDGKLIVYPGTTVHLECLWMRRFGNPRWNVSHDYRKYPEGWSSDEGRDPQLEFRISIIHAVKDDSGSFTCVTPARHTHTVEVVVKDVHCNEIQVRRGLSASTSETMMGTRVTFSCTNGNALIGTPEITCLPSGNWSAPLPVCESVECGEVPIQPSSNGSAPRVAILSREVGGRAAFSCPPGYGLRGPSEAICLPTGEWGGPFPSCVEVQCFHPGAPQNGYAQGTPPYRAGDVVQFNCNPEYMMQGQPIIACQDNGRWSGGLPKCVQACSYPGTAISGRMSSVKFYYSIGESITFTCDAGLELRGAKMLKCLKNGKWSNAIPTCVNPDALNQRSDARRLFKREQN from the exons tttacTGCGTCCCAACGGCAGCCGTTACTGAGGCGGACGACGAGAACGATTCCGAGtgggacgaggacgaggagtCTTCCGAGGCGGACGACGACGGAAGGGTTTACAAGAATCCCAGGAATTCGCCGTCCACCGAATGCCCGCGGGACGAGGAACAGGCGACGTTACTG GGCCAGAAATGTTTGAGGAAATGTTCGTCGGACGAGGACTGCAagagcaagaagaagaaatgtcTGTGTGATGGAGCTTGCGGTATGTCCTGCATCAAACCGGATCGCGAATGTCCCGACCTAGCGCAGCCTAGTCTGGGGTCCGTAACGCTGTCCGGGAAGCACTTTGGTTCTCGTGCCACCTACACCTGTCCCCACGGGTATCACGTGGTCGGGTTGCAGAGTCGCCTGTGTCAAGCGGACGGAAGCTGGGCTGGTAGTGAACCTGTTTGCAAGCAGAATA TCTACTGTCTGGAACCACCGACTATCGAGCACGCGAGACATTCGGCCCTTCCCGAGCAGGCCACGTTTGATCTGGACTCGACGGTGCAGTACCACTGCCATACCGGATATGCTACGGCCGGCTTTCCTCGAGCCAAGTGTCTGGCAGTCGACGGACAGGCTAGCTGGTACGGACCGGATATATCGTGCGAGC CACGCTCCTGCGGACAACCACCGGATCCGGCGCATGGCTGGCATGCCGGAGAAAGCTACACGTTCGGCGGAAAGGTCACTTACCACTGTGGCGAAGGGTACGAGCTGGTCGGAAGAGCCGAACGCTACTGCCAAGCCGATGGATCGTGGACTCCGAAGGAACTGCCGACCTGTGTTC TGGTCACCTCGGTGCAATGCCCTTCGCCGGAGAACCCACGCAACGGAAAGGCGATCTACACCAGCACCTCGTACAACTCGGTCGTGAGCTACGAGTGTCGCTATGGCTACACACTGGTCGGTGAAAGTTCCCGTCGCTGTGGAGCGGATAAGCGTTGGACTGGCACACTTCCTGCGTGTAAAG AGATCAACTGTGGCCATCCGGGAACGCTGTACAACGGATGGTTGGAAAACATCGAGAGTGGAACAGGGCTCGGAGCGAGCATCATCTTCCGCTGCCATCCGGAGATGCTGCTGGTGGGCAACACGTCCTCGGTGTGCCAAATCGATGGCCGTTGGCGGTACCCACTACCACAGTGTCTCGCACCCTGCGTCGTTCCGTCGATCTCGCAAGGACAGGTCATCCCGATCGAGTTCGATATCGATGTCAATTCGACGACGGTGGTACCGACTGCGGGGGGAAGTGGCagtagcagcaccagcagttcGAAAGTAAAGCATGGCACCGTGTTGGAGGTGATCTGCGACGAACACTACGAGTTCCCGTTCTCTTCCCTCTCGCCACCGACGTGCAATAACGGCACGTGGAGCGTGATTCCTCGGTGTGCTCCGGCTCGCTGCAAGACGATGCCTAAGCCACCCAAGTTCGGCATGGTACTGGCACCGAAGACCGAGCACGGTATGCGGGCGCGGTTCAAGTGCAAGGACGGATACAACCTGACGGCACCGGGTGGGAAACCGATCCCGGATCCGAGCAACTACGTGCTCATCTGTTCGTTCGGCAACTGGACCGGCGAGATGCCGCAGTGCACGGAAGTGTACTGTCAGTTCCCGGGTTACATTCCCAACGGGAAGGTGTTGCTGGTTGGCAACATGGGCCTGTACGACTATCGCCCGTATGTGCGGAAGGTTATCAACAACAAGCAGATCATGTACGAATGCGACAAAGGGTACGTAATCGACACGGGCCCACCGGGTGCGACCTGTATTGGTGGCAAGTGGAGTCCGGTAGAGCTGCCGATCTGCATCCCTGGCCAGCATCCCCGGCTAAGGTGGAACCGTCGGCGACGATCGTTGGATCTACGGCGTCGTTTCAATCGATCCAATCATCTGAAGCAACACTACCGGTATCTTATGCGCCAGCTGGAGGAACACGACGCCTACCGGCGTGCACCTGAATACCCACCGCACGTGTTAACCAAGCGATCATCCGCGATCGGATCTGGTGCCCTGTACCGGGGACAGCTGAGACCACATAAGCGACACTACACCTTTGACGACTTTCAACGGCTGCGGGCAAAGCGTAGCCTCGAGGCTGTGGTTCGAAATGAGGCGATGGTACGTGGCGCTCATCACACCCAACCGATGGTACGTGAACGACGCGACCTATCGGAAGACGACAAGGCGTACAGCAAGTACTATGAGCGCCTCAAGACTAAGTACCGGAACTACGTGCAGAACTTACTCGGGTTCAATAAGGCACGTACGTTGCCTACGAACGACGGTATTCACGTGCAGGATGGTCGGTGGCATTCGTATCCGCCAGAATCGGACACGGACAATAACCGTAATCGGGGTGTGCAGAATGGGCGTGATGGGGATGGTCCGGAACGTTCTATCGCACCGACACACCATAGTCCAACCACTAGACGACCGAGACCGCTGGGGCGGAAGGGCAAAAACGGTAACAAGACGCGCCGACCGAAGGTTCAGCCGCCTATAACCATCCCGGACATCAACGAGCAATCACGCTATCGGTTGGACTTTATCGAGAGCGCTGAAGTCACTCCCAATCGCACCATTGCGGACCATCTGAACGAGAACGACATCTATAGCAACTACTTTCCACCGCCGCTAACCGGTCGGTATCACACGAGCTGGCAGTTTGCTTCCGAGGTTACGCCGGGCCACCATCGGCCCGAGGGAAACCAGTACCGAGGTGGTGCAGTAGGGAACGTGTACTCACATTCGCGCCGTAATCGTACCGAGCTGTTGGAGGACGAAAACCCGCGCGCCCTCATGGAGAAGTTGCAGTCACAGATTATACGAAGGCGCAAGCGTGATACGCAAGCAAAGGATCTTGGAGGTGGTGGTCAAGGTGGCCTGCACACGGTGGAGGATTCCAAGCGAGGCCAGAAGGAACGTAGCCGGAAGGCGGCCGGCTCTGGGAACGCGACCGACGCCGATGGTCTCGATCCGGCGAAGAAGGTGAAGTTCAAGGGACCTTGTGAGCCGCTGGCGAGTGAATCGTACGCTCAGCTGGAGATTGTGCGACCTGGCAAGGATCCGAATGAGACGTTTGGACCGGGTACGATCGTGCGCGTTCACTGCACGCAGGGATACGTCTCGAACATTGTCAATCCGAATGCGACGGCCAAATGTGTGCGAGGTCGCTGGAAGCCCACCAAGCCGACGTGCAGCATGA AGCCCTGCTTTGTGCCGTCGACTGAGCATGGTAAATATTACGACGCCGCAGTTGATCTGACGACCCTGGACACGGTAAAGCCGACCACGGCCGCCCTCACTCCGATGGAGACGATCGAGAATGGGAAAATGATAAACTTCCAGTGTGACCATGGCTACAACACGCAG GGACCTTCTAATTTGCGATGCTGGAATGGCGATTGGGCGGTCGTTTCGTTACCGGAGTGCTTGCCCGCACCCTGCGTTCTTCCGCCGATCATGCATGCGATGTATCAG GGTGGATACCGGGCAGGTCTGACGATTGCGCATGGCAGTTCCGTCATGATTCAGTGCGAAAGCGGAATGGGAAACAGCGCCCCGGTGCAAATGG ACTGTGCCCTTGGATCGCTGACGCCGGAAACGATCAACTGTGGGTACATTTCATCCCGGAAGTCGCGCGACGACGACTCGAGCTCCATCATCGTGCTCGATGGCAATAACGTCACCTCGTCGGAGGACGAAAACGATGGGCGTGAGTGTGGACCGCCGGGCAAGATCCACGGCTCGCTGGTGTACAAAAATGGCGAGCAGATGGACGAGGGCAGCGACGAGGGCTTCCCGTCCGGTACGGAAATCACGTTCGATTGCATCGCCTCGATCACCGGCGAGCAGACGACGTGGAAGATCATCTGCGAGGATGGCCAGTGGATTGGACGCTCGATGAATTGCG AGGACGACGACCCGCTGTACCACCGGATGCCGTCGGCCAACGGGTCGTGCATGTTCCGCAACAACGAGCCGCACGTGGTAAGCTTCTACAACGACCTGGAGATACGGGAGGATATCGTGGAGTTTCCGCCGGGCACGACGATCATCTCAAG ATGTGTGGACATAGGAAAGTACGCCATGATTGGAACCAGCGTGCGCACGTGCGTTCGGTCGGAGTGGAGCGGGCAGAAACCGTCGTGCTTTGGATTGAACCAGGAGAACGATTATGCAA TGGAAAAACCTCCAACCATTTTGATACGCCACCAGAACGGACCAATCGCACAGAGCAACGACGGTAAGCTGATCGTGTATCCGGGCACAACGGTGCATCTGGAGTGCTTGTGGATGCGTCGGTTCGGCAATCCGCGGTGGAATGTTAGCCACGATTACAG GAAATATCCAGAAGGATGGAGCTCGGACGAAGGTCGTGATCCGCAGCTAGAGTTTCGAATCAGCATCATACACGCGGTGAAGGACGATTCCGGTAGTTTCACGTGTGTGACACCGGCtcgacacacgcacaccgtgGAAGTGGTGGTGAAg GACGTTCATTGCAACGAAATCCAGGTCCGGCGAGGGTTGTCGGCAAGCACGAGCGAAACGATGATGGGAACGCGCGTCACGTTCTCGTGCACCAACGGAAATGCACTGATCGGTACGCCGGAAATCACGTGTCTACCGAGCGGCAACTGGAGTGCGCCCTTGCCCGTCTGCGAGAGTGTCGAGTGTGGCGAGGTGCCGATACAGCCGAGCAGCAACGGGTCGGCTCCCCGGGTTGCCATCCTGTCGCGGGAGGTCGGAGGACGGGCGGCATTCTCCTGCCCACCCGGATATGGTCTTCGGGGTCCGAGTGAAGCGATCTGCCTACCAACCGGCGAGTGGGGTGGTCCGTTTCCGAGTTGCGTAG aGGTCCAATGCTTCCACCCGGGGGCGCCCCAGAACGGATACGCACAAGGGACTCCACCGTATCGGGCCGGCGACGTGGTCCAGTTTAACTGCAACCCGGAGTACATGATGCAGGGTCAACCGATCATAGCCTGCCAGGACAATGGCCGCTGGTCGGGTGGACTTCCGAAGT GTGTGCAAGCGTGCTCGTACCCCGGCACCGCCATCAGCGGACGCATGTCGTCGGTGAAGTTCTACTACTCGATCGGCGAAAGCATCACGTTCACGTGTGACGCCGGGCTGGAGCTGCGCGGTGCGAAGATGCTCAAGTGTCTCAAGAACGGCAAGTGGTCGAACGCCATCCCGACCTGCGTCAACCCGGACGCGCTGAACCAGCGCAGTGACGCCCGGCGACTCTTCAAGCGGGAGCAGAACTAA
- the LOC131266710 gene encoding uncharacterized protein LOC131266710 gives MDEVHEKMKNFLINSDTSGIELGALLVGREFSTAVGGSGGKTTPIPLAPYLTLVSPGVRRWIGKRFSKPRKSVPLLVLLLLVVIIAGAIITIGKRTHAGRALLLASSVFANEDCIVRMPSQLQKAFRPPEACDFCRSVSASTVPRLSNVSPEEFSRRFAYRGGPVIVTDATTNWTAPERFDYWFFQRLYDTHGRGPHAERCQFFPYATGFRNILEALDLPPARVRYEPGTEPWYFGWSNCDPTIVKVLREHYDRPYFLPPDSENNAIDWVFMGGPGLGAHMHVDNVRLPSWQSQLKGAKEWILAPPPECLYECEFLSVVVQTGDTIVLDTNKWYHKTNVLPGPISITVGAEYD, from the exons aTGGATGAAGTGCACGAAAAGATGaagaattttttaattaattccgACACGAGTGGCATCGAGTTGGGCGCGTTGCTTGTCGGTCGCGAATTTTCCACCGCGGTTGGGGGTTCGGGAGGAAAAACCACCCCTATCCCTTTGGCGCCCTACTTGACCCTCGTTTCACCGGGCGTTCGTCGGTGGATTGGAAAACGGTTCTCGAAGCCGAGGAAATCGGTTccgttgctggtgctgctgctgctggtggttaTTATTGCCGGAGCCATTATCACCATCGGAAAACGGACCCACGCCGGGCGGGCGCTACTGCTGGCATCGTCGGTGTTTGCAAATGAAGAT TGCATCGTTCGCATGCCATCGCAGCTGCAGAAAGCCTTTAGGCCACCGGAAGCGTGCGACTTCTGCCGGTCGGTGTCGGCGAGCACCGTACCACGGTTGAGCAACGTTAGTCCGGAAGAGTTTTCCCGCCGGTTCGCGTACCGCGGCGGTCCGGTCATTGTAACCGATGCGACCACCAACTGGACGGCGCCGGAGCGATTCGATTACTGGTTTTTCCAGCGACTGTACGACACACACGGCCGTGGACCGCATGCCGAGCGCTGCCAGTTCTTTCCGTACGCCACCGGCTTCCGGAACATCCTGGAGGCGCTCGATCTGCCGCCGGCCCGGGTACGCTACGAGCCGGGCACGGAACCGTGGTACTTTGGCTGGAGCAACTGCGATCCGACGATCGTGAAAGTGCTGCGGGAGCACTACGATCGGCCGTACTTTCTGCCACCCGACTCGGAGAACAACGCCATCGATTGGGTGTTCATGGGTGGACCAGGCCTGGGagcacatatgcat GTGGACAACGTCCGTCTGCCCTCGTGGCAATCGCAGCTGAAGGGTGCTAAAGAATGGATCCTGGCACCACCTCCGGAATGTCTGTACGAGTGCGAGTTCCTTTCCGTCGTCGTACAAACCGGAGACACAA TTGTACTCGACACGAACAAATGGTACCACAAGACGAACGTCCTACCTGGCCCGATCAGCATCACCGTCGGGGCGGAGTACGACTAG